A stretch of DNA from Thermanaerosceptrum fracticalcis:
CATTACTATTTTCGACAATCCGTCCGGCATCTCCTGCCTTAAATTTAACATTTAATTAAAGTTTATTTAACCTTTTACCCCCTGGCTAAAAACAAATCACAGGAGCCGCCAAACCAATTGACACAGTGCTCACAGCTTGGCATATAACTTTTTGTGTCAATAATTCCTGCCTCCCAGCCTCCAGAAGAGCGGATTGATTCGAAATGGGGACATTTTGCTGCGATACGGTAGTTCTTTTCTGTCAAAAGCCACACCTCCTGTTAACCTCAGAAAACAATTGGGTTCATCTCCACTTTGGTAATTTTTCCGAACCAACTTTTTCTATTAGTTTTTCCCAACAGGAAGTGTTTTAGCATTGTTAGGTAATATATTATTATTTTTTTTCTTTTTTATGTGCTAAATAGCTATAAAGCCCAATAGAAAAAGGCCATACCTGGCCTTTTAAACATTGAATCTGAAGTTGATGATGTCACCGTCTTCGACTATATATTCCTTGCCTTCCAGGCGGAAAAGTCCTTTTTCCTTAACTTTACTCATAGCGCCCAGTTCGGCAATATCTTTGTATTTTACGATTTCCGCTCTAATAAAGCCTCTCTCTATATCGGAATGAATTTTTCCTGCGGCTTCCTTGGCATTTGTTCCTTTATCAATGGTCCAGGCCCGGACTTCGTCCTCACCCACAGTGAAGAAAGAGATTAATCCCAGGTGTTCGTAGACATTTCTGGCTAATAGTTCTATCCCCGTAGCCTCAAGCCCCAGGTCCTCCATAAACAATTTCTTGTCCTCTTCCTCCAGTTCGCTAATTTCCAGCTCCATCAAGGCACAGATTTCCAGGAGAGGAATATTCTTTTCCCGGCATAAAGCCTGGAGTTCCTGGCGATGAGGGTATTCTTTCTTTTTAAACTGTTCTTCATCTAAATTAACTACAGCCAGGCGGGGTTTTTCCGTAAGGAAGGCATAGTTGCGCAAGGAGATCCGTTCTTCCTCCGAAAGCTCCACATCACGCATGGACATGCCTGATTCTAAGACACTGTAGCACTTTTCCAGGATATTTAATTCAACCTGATTTTCTTTGGTGATCTTCTTGCCAGTCTTGATCCTTTCCATACGTTTTTCAATGAGCTCCATGTCGGAAAACAAAAGTTCCATCTCTACCGCTTCCAGGTCCCTGGCCGGGTTAATCTCTCCCACCACGTGGACGACATCAGGATTAGCAAAAGCCCTCAAAACATGAACCAAGGCATCACAGTTTCTCACGTCATTGAGGAATTTGCTGGCAGCCTTGTGGTCACCCTCGCTGACCATGAGCCCCGCAATATCAGTAAACTCTATCTGAGCATAGGTAGTTTTTTTAGGTTTGTAGAGGTTGCTCAAAAAGTCAATCCGCACATCAGGAACCCGGGCCACACCTACGTTGGCCTCTGCCTTACCGGAAAAATTGCCTGTAGCCACCTTGCCGCTGGTTAACAGGTTAAAAAAGGTAGTTTTCCCTGTCAGGGGTAAGCCTATCAATCCGATTTTCACTGTCTTTCTCCTCCTAAGCTTGTATGGCACCAAAAAGATATTACCATAAAGGAAGCTTGGGAGCAAATATCTTACGCTTCCCGCTGCCCGCTTCCCGACGCCCGAATTCAGTGACCAGTAACCGGTGACCGGTTGCCGGTTAATGATTTCCGCAATCGGATTTCCGACACCTAAAAAACCACTACTACTCTGAAATTATCAATTAGAATGAAGGTTTTGCCACAAACGATCCCTATCGGAGCATAGCTAAACAGACTTAAAATGATTTCATTCTTCTGCGGGTGCTGTTAACAGCATGAGTGTCTAATAAATTAAAAGGCAAGGTGCGAAACCTTGCCTTTTTGCAACTTAGACATGGGGAACATGGGTAAAGACAACTTTGAATTCCTTGTCATAAATATTGTTGAGATAATGGGAAACCCCTTTAGGTACCCGGGCGATTATCCCCGGTTCCAGGTGATAGGATTCCCCGTTAATGACGATTTCACACTGTCCTTCTACAGGGAAGAATATTTCCACGCTTTTCTCATGAATATGCTCATTCATGGCCTTTCCGGGTTCCAAACGTAATAAACCCTGGCTCACATCTTCTTCACCAATGGTGTTTTTGGACACTGCCAGGCGGACCCTGGCATTGAGCCTGTCGATTTCCGTAACATCGGCCAGCTTTACAAGATAACTCATACTTACCTCCCCACAATATATAAAATCTGGTAATTCAATTATACTATGATTAAAGAGCCTTGGGGATTTTATTTTTCTTTTTGTTCAAAGCAGGGAACTCACATTTTTTGTCTAAATATTTTATTGGAATTTTATGATGAAAGGATGAAAGGATATGTGTAATGATTATGCAGAACTCAAACCCAGTGAACGCCTGTTGTTAGGTCCCGGGCCCAGTAATGCCGACCCCCGCGTTCTGCGGGCCATGGCTGCACCTCTGGTGGGACATTTGGACCCGGAATTTTTACAGATCATGAATGACAATATGTCCCTCTTACGCTATGTGTTTCAGACTAAAAACGAACTGACCATGGCTATGTCCGGTACGGGCAGCGCCGGTATGGAAACGGTTTTTGTCAACCTGGTGGAGCCGGGTGACAAAGTAGTGGTATGTGTAAACGGCGTCTTTGGCCAGCGCATGGTGGATGTGGCGCAAAGGGCCGGGGCAGAAGTAACAGTAGTCAACGCACCCTGGGGCCAAATCATTGAGGCCGCCGAAGTGAAAAAAGCCGTAGAGTCCGTGAAACCCAAGCTGGTTGCTATTGTTCATGCTGAAACATCCACGGGTATTCTCCAGCCCCTGGAGGAAATTTCCGCTATTTGTAAAGAAGCGGACTGCCTCCTGGTGGTAGACTGTGTCACTTCCTTAGGCGGTGTGGAAGTTAAAATTGACGAATGGGGGATTGACGCGGCTTACAGCGGCACCCAGAAATGCCTGAGCTGCCCGCCCGGTCTGGCCCCCGTTACTTTTAACGAGAAAGCCCGGGCTGTTATAAATAAGCGGAAAAACAAAGTACAAAGCTGGTACCTGGACCTCACCATGATTCAGAATTACTGGGGCCAGGAGCGCTTCTACCACCATACTGCGCCTATTTCCATGGGTTATGCTCTCCGGGAATGTTTGCGTGTGATTTATGAGGAAGGCCTGGAAGCCCGTTTCGCCCGGCATAAACTAAATGCTGAGGCCTTAAAAGCCGGCTTAAAGGCCATGGGCTTTAAGCTATACGCCCAGGAAGGCCGTCAATTGCCCTCTCTCACTACAGCCTGGATACCTGAAGGCGTGGAAGATGCGTCAACCAGGAAGTTCCTCCTCAACAAGTATAACATCGAGATCGGCGGCGGATTAGGAGAAGGCAAAGGAAAAGTTTGGCGTTTCGGCCTCATGGGCCATAACTCTACAGAGAAAAATGTCCTGACACTCCTTACGGCCTTAGAAGCAGCCTTTGTCTACCAGGGTAAAACCGTAGAGCCCGGTGCCGGTATTGCTGCTGCTTTAGAGGTATATAAAAACAAATAAAAAAATTTAAGGAGCCTACCAGCTAGGTAGGCTCCAAATGTTATTGATAAATGAGAATTTCCACATCTTCCAGTTCTACAGCCAGGATAATTTTTCAAGACTTTTACTGTTTATTTTCCACAACGGGATCATACTTTTCTACCTCTATGATACTCTTGACCTTTTTATAGAGGGCAAAGGTAACAACCGAAGAAAGAGAAAACTTCACAGCATTAAAAGGTAAGACGGCGCCGGTTAGCATGGGCAGTACCTGATTGGCCGGCACACCCCAGAGCGGCAATAACCAGAAATAGTTGACCGCACCCATGACCAGAGTAGTTGTCACAACGCCGGCCAAAAGACCTATCACCGCCATTCCTCTGGTTTTCTTCAGGGAGTATACTAAACCTGCCACCAAAGCCATAGTACCCCCGGCAATGAAATTGGCAGTGACACCGATGATTCCCGCCTTGGAACCGCCAATCAAAAAGGTAATGACGTTTTTCAACAGCTGCACCAGAACTCCCGCCCAGGGACCTACTGCAAAAGCGGCGATAAGGGCAGGAATGTCGCCTGGGTCATAAGTAAGAAATTCGGGAAAGAAAGGCAAAGGAAAAGCAACGGCGTACATTAAGAGAACCCCAAAACCAGCCAGCAGAGCCAAACGTACCATTTGTTTTGTCGACATAGGTAAACATCTCCTTTGTAAATGATTATTCGGACTACCGGCAAACTCCAAACAAAAATCCCGAAGGGGTTAACCTCCGGGAGAAAAAGGCAATAACCAACAGCAATACTATTTCAGCATGCTGTTTATCTCCTTCTCCCATCCAGACTGTACTGTCGGCCCTGGAATTACACCAGATCAACCATACGGCTCGCGGGCTTTACCGCCGGTAAGGAATTTCACCTTCCCCGAAGGAGTTTGCTTTTCTTTTGTCCTTAATTAATATTATATTGATCTTTAACTATTTGACAATTCCCTTTTAGGGCTTACTTCTGTTAAAATAATAACGACCCTTTCCAACTTCCGAATTCCGACTTCCGAGGTCCGACATCAAATTTGGGTGACCAGAGACCAGTGTCCGGAGTCCAGTTAAAAAACTGGTCACAGGTCATGGGTCACCGGTCCTAATATCTGCCAGCTGCCAACTGTGAACTGCGACCTTCAACTAACAACTAACAACTATCAACTACCAACTAACAACTAAAATTGCGGGGTATTTATGAAACGTGTCTTCTTCGTTGATTTTGATGGGACCATCACCCTTGAGGATACCTGTGATGCTATGACCAAAGCTTTTGCCGGCGAGGGTTGGCAGGAAAGCCTTCACCGCTGGGAAAAAGGAGAACTGACCACCCAGAGCTGTGCCCGGGAAATCTTTCGCCTGTTTAATGTGACCATAGAGGAACTGGCCTCTTTTCTCGCCAACATACCCATTGATGAGACTTTCCGCGATTTTGTCGGGTATGTGGAAAGCCGCGGAGAAAAACTTTTCATCATCAGTGACGGGTACGATTTCAATCTATCCATTATCCTGGGAAAAGCCGGGCTAAGCCATCTCCCCTGTTTCTCCAACCGCCTTGTCATAAGGGATAATCAATATGATATTGACAGCCCTTTTCAATTGACAGAATGCAATAAATGCGGGACCTGTAAAAAAGAACTGGTATCCCGGCTAAAAGAAGATGCCGCAGAGGTAGTTTATATCGGTGACGGCTACTCCGATATGTGCGGCTGCCAGGCTGCCGACCTTATTTTCGCCAAAGGCCGTTTGCTGAACTACTGCCAAAAAGAGAATCTCCCGGTGATTCCTTTTTCCTCCTTTGCCGATATCCTGAGCTGGCTAAAAGAACATGATGAAAGATAAAGCTATGCTGCTTCGACTTCCAACCTCTGATTTCCGACTTCCGCATATTTGTTGGAAACTTAAGGCACCCACCAGGGTGCCTTTTATCTTTAGGTGACATTCTCCATTTTCTCTTTTTTCTTTCTCATTTTCTGCCACACATAATAAATTACCGAAATGACGGCCACCCAGACCAGTATTCCTCCCAGGTTAATGTACCAGGCATACTGCTCCCTCCCCCAGAGGGAATAAAAGAGGATAGCGGGAGTTTGACCCAAAGCAGTTCCCACCAGGAAAGTTTTCAACCTTACATGGGTTAAGGCAAAAGCGTAGCTGGCCAGGTCAAAGGGAACAAAAGGCAAGACCCGGGCCACAAAGACAGCCTGATCCTGGTATTCTTCGATTAATTTGATCATTGACGCTAATATCCGCGGCGGGGCTGTAATATTAAGCCCAAGATAGCGGATTAGCCCGAAACATACCACAGCACTGCACAAAGACCCCACCCAGGAGATGAGAAACCCCCCCCAGCTCCCGAAAATGATGCCGTTGGCTATGAAAATCATCACCGAGGGCAAGGGTGAGATAAAGGCCTGTATAATGATCAGGGCGAAAGATATGAGGGGCGCCAGGTACCCGCCGCGCAGAATCAGCTCCTTGAGAGCTGTCATATTGCCTGTGGCCAGAATGGCCACTAGGTCGGCTCCCCAGTAAAAAATAGCTCCTATTGTCAATAAAACAAGAAGTATTTTCTTTATCATATCAGGCTCCTCATCCATGAGTAGTTATCTTAATATACTTCTCCATTCCCGTAGCAAAATCCTATCTCAACAGGGCTTATCTTATGCCAATTTTACAGAAAAATTCTTAAATACCCCTGTTCCATTCTGACACAATCCGTTGTTTTTGCTGCTCTGTTTTGAAGCAATTTGCCCTTTCCAACCCTGATACGACCATTGGCACGAATTTTGCAACTGTTTAGAAGATAAGAGCATATTGCTTCCGACTCATCCTGTCCCCCGGGGAAAGGCTGAGCGTTGGGTCAGGGGAGCAATTCCCTGGCCTGCCGGTGCGCAAAGGAAGAGATGTCTGTGAGAGGGACATCTTTTTTCTTTACCAAAATATTTTATGGGGGTGTATATTGTGTATATTCTAAGGGTAAACATGTCTGACCTCTCTATCAAAAAAGAAACGGTGCCGGAGAAGTACCAGTTAATGGGTGGGCGTGCCCTAACGTCACACATCATCAACGCCGAAGTTGATCCCCACAGTCATGCTTTAGGTCCCAACAACAAACTGGTCTTCGCCCCAGGGCTTCTGGCCGGGACTCCTGCTCCCAGCTCGGGACGTCTTTCCGTTGGTACCAAAAGTCCCCTTACCGGTACAATCAAGGAAAGCAACGCCGGTGGTGTTGCTGCCCAAAAACTGGCCCGTTTAGGTGTGAAAGCGATTATCGTCGAAGGCCAGCCCAAAGACGATAAATGGTACATCCTCAAAATAGATAATGAGGGAGGCCAACTCCTTCCCGCCGATAAAATAATAGGAAAAGGTAATTATGAAACGGGTGAATTGTTAAGAGCCCAATTCGGGGAAAAAGCCGGTGTCATCTCCATCGGACCAGCCGGAGAAAACAAGATGAGCGCTGCTTCCATTGCTGTAGCAGATATGGAAGGACATCCCGTGCGCCATGCCGGCCGCGGCGGTACGGGGGCTGTCATGGGATCCAAAGGACTTAAAGCCCTAGTTATTGACGACACTAATGCCCCAGGTGTAGAAATCAAAGATAAAGAAGCCTTTAGGGGAGCCGCTCAAGCCTTTAGCAAGATGCTCCTGGCTAACCCTACCTGTGGTACGGGTTTACCCACTTACGGTACAGCTGTTCTGATTAACATATTAAATGAAGCAGGTGGACTGCCTACGGAAAACTTTAAGCGGGGACGTTTCGAAGGTGCTGAAAAGATCAGTGGCGAATTCATGTATGACACGATTCTGGCCCGGAAAGGCAATCCCACTCATGCCTGCCATCCCGGCTGTGTCATGCGCTGTTCGCAAATTTATAACGACGCTGAGGGCAATTACCTCACAGCCGGCTTTGAATATGAAACCATCTGGGCCTTTGGAGCCGACTGCTGTATTGACAATCTGGACCAGATTGCCATGGCCGACCGCCTCTGTGATGATCTGGGCCTGGATACCATTGAAATGGGTGTAACCATGGCAGTAGCCATGGAAGCTGGTGTTATCCCCTTCGGCGATGGGGAAGGTATGCTTAATCTCCTGAAAAATGAAATTGGCAAAGCTACCCCCCTGGGAAGAATCCTGGGCCAGGGTGCAGCCTTTACAGGCCAAGCCTATGGTATAACCCGGGTACCCGTTGTGAAAAAACAGGGGATTCCTGCTTATGACCCCCGGGCCGTAAAAGGTATCGGTGTTACCTACGCTACTACCACTATGGGTGCTGACCATACGGCGGGATACAGTGTAGCCACTAATATTCTAAAGGTCGGCGGTTTTGTTAATCCTCTCGGCACAGAAGGTCAGGTAGACCTTTCCCGGGGCCTGCAAATCGCCACTGCTGCCATCGACAGTTCCGGTCTCTGTCTCTTTGTAGCCTTTACTGTCTTAGATGAGCCGGAAGCACTGCCGAAAGTGGCCGATATGCTTACCGCCCAGTACGGGGTAAAAGTAACTGTAGATGATATTACAGAATTGGGCAAAGCAGTCTTAAGGGTGGAAAGAGAATTCAATACAAGAGCAGGATTTACACCTGCCCATGACCGCCTCCCCGAGTTCTTTGCCAATGAACCGGTTCCGCCCCACAACACCACTTTTGACATTGCCGGTGAAGAATTGGATAAAGTATTCAACTTTTAAGGAGTGAAAACCATTGCAAGTGGAGGTTCGCCTCTATGCATATTTACGGGACACCATACCTGAAGCAAAAAAAGGGCCTCTCCTGGTAGATATTCCTGAAGACAGTACGATTGGTGATTTACTTGCCTATTTGCAATTACCAGATGAATCAAACTTAATTGTGATGGTAGACGGGATACGACAGTTTAATTCCTATCCTTTAAAAAATGGGTCTCGCATAGCCATCTTCCCTCCTATCGGCGGGGGCTAAACTGAATAGGTGCATTAAAGGGGGATGGTACACATGTGCCATCCCCCCCTTTTTCTTAGCAGATTACAACCCCTTGAACCTCTTCCTGTCCTAGTAATTCCTGGATGGTTTGAGCCAGTTCAAACCGCCCCCAATGCTAATAAGGGGTTCTATAAAACCATTATCTTATATTTTTATCCGGTATTTCTCTATTTTGCGATACAGGGTGTTACGTGAGATACCAAGATAACGGGAGGTCTGGGTGATGTTGTTACCATACCGCTTCAGAGCTAATCTAATGGTCTGAACCTCCAGGTTATCCATAACCGTACCCCCGCCGTCCTGTGGACTCACATTGTACAAGGTCTGTAAGGTGGTAGGCAGATGCTCGGGCAAAATAATTTTGTTATCGGCCAGGTGAATAGCCCTTTCCAGGACATTGACCAGTTCACGGACATTACCCGGCCAGGAATAGGTGTAGAACAACTGGTCTACCTGGGGTGAGACCTCCAGGCCAGCATGATGATAGCGGCTGCTCAAATCCGCCAGGATATGGTCCGTAAGAATACCGATATCCTCCCGGCGCTCCCGGAGGGGAGGGATTTCAATGGTGATCACGTTTAGCCGGTAGTAAAGGTCCAGGCGAAATTTCCCTTGCTGCACCTGTTCATAAAGATTTTTATTGGTGGCAGCGATAATCCGCACATCTGCGGGAATAAGCTGAACTCCGCCAATACGGTGATAACACTTTTCCTGGAGGACGCGGAGCAGGGCCGCCTGGCAATCTAAAGGCAGTTCGGCTATCTCATCCAGAAACAGAGTACCGCCATTGGCCAACTCAAATTTACCTTTGGCCCCCCTGGCCCGGGCGCCGGTAAAGGCACCTTCTTCATAGCCAAAGAGTTCACTTTCTACCAGGTTCTGGGGTACGCCCCCACAGTTAATGGCTACAAAGGGCCCGTGACAACGGCTGCTTTTATTATGGATGGCATGAGCCAGCAATTCTTTTCCCGTGCCGCTTTCGCCCTGGAGCAAAACGGTAGATTCAGTTTGAGCTGCACGCCTGGCCAGCTTTATCACTGTCTGCATTTTTTCACTTTCAGCGATAATGGAATCAAAAGTATAAACGGCCTTGTGCTGGTAAACCGGCGTCATATTTTTATGTTTCTGGCTCTCCAGCATGATCAGGCGGTTTTGTATGGCTTTGGCCCCGGCCACCACCAGAGCCAAATTATGGGGATGAGCCCGGTAGTAATTGCCCGAAATATCCAGTACCCCTGCCACTTCCCCTTTACTGTTAAAAATAGGAGCGGCAGAGCAGGTCAAAAAATGATTTTCCTTTAATAAATGTTCCTGGGCAAAGATAGTCACCGGTTTCTCTTCTACCAACGCTGTTCCGATGGCATTGGTTCCTTTCCTGTGTTCATGCCAGTTAACCCCCTGGGAGAGGTTTACCCGCCGGGCTTTTTCCATAAAACTGGTGTCTCCCAGCACTTTCAGGATGTAGCCCTGGGGATCTGTAAGAATAACACAGAAGCCGGAACCTTTCATAGAAAGATAGATTTCTTCCATGATTGGTTTAGCCACCTCAATAAGCATACTGTATCTTTCCAGTAATTCCTTAAAACGATGTTCCTCCAGCTTATCCAAATGGTTAGCGGTGAAAGGATCCAGCTTAGTCAGACATCTCTCCCAGGAACGGGCTACAACGGTCGGGAGGGTTTTATCCAATTTCCCGTGGTAGACAAATTTTTTCCAGGCTTTTGCTACCTGGGGTGCTTTTAAAAGCATACATCATCCCTCCTCTTAAGGTAGACCAGATCAAAATATTATATTATATATTGTGTTCACAAATTCCTGCAAAGAGCAATATTCCCCGGAATAACTTTATAAAATTAGGGGCTGGTCCAAGGCAAAGGAATAAAGGATCTTTTCCCGTACCGGTTTTTTTAAGATCTGCTCTGCCGCCCGGCTGTACAACATCATTTGGATGTGATAACGGCTTCTTAAGTTTTCCATCGTTTCCTCTGTTACCAGGTCGGTTTTATAGTCCATCAGGACAAAGCCTTCGCTCTCTTCCCACAGGCAGTCAATGGTCCCCTGGACGAGAATCTTTTCCTCAGGATAATCTTCCACTTCGGGGTATAATTCGGCCACAGGTAAGACAAGGGTAAAGGTGACTTCCCGCAGCAGCTTCTCTGCCTTTCTCATTCTCTGTCCCAGAGGTGAATGAAAGAATTGTTCTATTTTCCCGGCATCTACGGCTTCTCCCTGGGCAGGCGTCAGCACTTCCCTTTCCACCAGGCTCCGGATTTGTCCCTCAATGTTTTCCCTACTCAGTTCCTGGGTTACTTCCAGATGCCTCATCACCAGATGGTAAGCGGAGCCTTTTTCATTAGCTGACAATCCTTTTTTCTCCTGGAGAAAACGGGGCCGCCTGGTTAATTCACGCCAGTGAACAAAAGCAAGGCTGGCACTATGGTCCTGGGCTAAATACTGGTAACGGTTTTTTATTTCAGTCACCGATAATTTGGCCGGGATATCAGCTAAAGCCCGGTGTGGGTAAGCCCAGGCCAGCCTGTGGATTATTCCAGTCGTTTCAACCGGGCTATAAGGCACCGGCTCCAACCGCCTCACCTTATCCAGATAAGTACGGTAATCGCCGCTATTTTCCTCTTGTGTGATCTGTAGAGGGGTTTCCCAGAAAGAAATTTTAAAGTCCACGGGATAATCAGCTAAAGAAGGGGCAGGGAATCCAAGCCCTGTACCTTTAGCCCGCAGGGGCTCACCGGAGCGATGACGGATCAGGCAGGGTCCCAACCAATCCCAGTAGCAGCTGGCCTGTGTTAAAACCCCCAAGGGCAGTTCCCACTCCTCCCGGCCTATTACTTTTCCCCAACTTTTTATTTTCTTTTCAGTGTCTTTCAGGGTGCCCACAAGAATTAATTTTTCCCTGGCCCGTGTCATAGCCACATACAAAAGACGGATTTCTTCAGCCAGGAGATCTCTTTTCAACTTATTTTTTATAGCCATTTTGGCCAACGTGGGGTATTTCAGACGCTGCCGGTAATCCACCCAGACGGGCCCCAGACCCAGTTCTTTATCAAGCAAAATATCCTGCTGCAGGTCCTGCTGGTTAAACTTCCTGCCCAAGCCGGCCAGAAACACCACGGGAAACTCCAGGCCTTTGCTCTTATGAACACTCATGATCCTGACCACATCTTCGTTTTCACCCAGGGCCCGGGCTGCCCCCAGGTCGTTGTTGGTCTCTTCTAACTTTTCCAGGAAACGCAGGAATTTAAAGAGCCCCCGGTAGGTAGTGCTTTCATACTCTTTGGCCCTGTCATGGAGGGCCCGCAGGTTAGCCTGTCTCTGTTTCCCGCCGGGCATAGCTCCTGCATAATCGTAGTACCCTGTTTCCCTGTATAAAAGCCAGATTAAATCGACCAGGGAATTACGCCGGGCATAGGTGCGCCAGCTCTGTAATTTTTGTAAGAAAGCACGGAGTTCTTCCCCCAGCCGCCCACTTTCTTTGCGTGCCGCCAAACGTAAGGAATCATAAAAATCACCATAGGGCCGCTGAAGCCTGACACTTGTGAGTTCTTCGGCCGTCAAACCCACCAGGGGTGAACGCAAGGTAGCTACCAGGGGTATGTCCTGGCGGGGATTATCAATAACCTGCAGCAGCGCAACCATGGTCTGTACTTCTTGGGCGGCAAAATAACCTGTCCCTACTTCCGCATAAGCGGGAATCCCCAACTGGCGGAATACTTCCAGGTAGGTATGGGCCTGCCCCCTGGTAGTCCTGAGCAGTACCACCATATCCCGGTAAGTGACCGGGCGGTATTCCCCTTTCCCCCGGTCCCAGACCAAAAACGGTCCGCCTTCGCTTTCCCCCGAGAAGAGCTGCAAGATGCGCCGGCCGATGAGCCGTGCTTCCAGCTCTACAGTATCTAACTCTTCGCTTTCCAGGTAATCTCCTGGGTTCTCCTCTTTTTCTTCCCGCTGGACCT
This window harbors:
- the addA gene encoding helicase-exonuclease AddAB subunit AddA; protein product: MSKPAWTREQETAIYYRGENILVAAAAGAGKTAVLVERIIQRVLDSTQPVDVDKLLVVTFTNAAAQEMRERINSALTRRYQDNPTDKHLQRQLLLLSRASISTLHAFCLEIIRQNYYQLSLPGGLALDPRFRIADDTEAMLLQLEVLEELFEDKYTEEDEIFLELVEGFGGERDDKILQDLVLKLYEFSRSQPRPSLWLAHVEHSFQANLEDEITQSLFHNMLESIIIPLEDGLEKLKEAQRLALSPGGPALYNKNLTEEIHLLEDILAKGKVSWQAVYEAMQGFRFNSLKPCRAEVDEALKKQVQELRDEVKKSLQQLQQEYFNRSPVEMLQDMRDMAPLMGALCHLVEEFSFRFLKAKLQRNIIDFSDIEHFTLALLRKEEGGQWLPSPLAEKLRTRYEEVLIDEYQDINPVQEAILAFVSRQNGEKPNMFMVGDVKQSIYGFRMAEPGLFLAKYRAYGQEPGVRGKKIILAENFRSRQEIIRGVNFIFRQLMSPKVGGIIYDREAELVCGASYPPGTGPGTAAIEVHMLQKNRNQGEQVQREEKEENPGDYLESEELDTVELEARLIGRRILQLFSGESEGGPFLVWDRGKGEYRPVTYRDMVVLLRTTRGQAHTYLEVFRQLGIPAYAEVGTGYFAAQEVQTMVALLQVIDNPRQDIPLVATLRSPLVGLTAEELTSVRLQRPYGDFYDSLRLAARKESGRLGEELRAFLQKLQSWRTYARRNSLVDLIWLLYRETGYYDYAGAMPGGKQRQANLRALHDRAKEYESTTYRGLFKFLRFLEKLEETNNDLGAARALGENEDVVRIMSVHKSKGLEFPVVFLAGLGRKFNQQDLQQDILLDKELGLGPVWVDYRQRLKYPTLAKMAIKNKLKRDLLAEEIRLLYVAMTRAREKLILVGTLKDTEKKIKSWGKVIGREEWELPLGVLTQASCYWDWLGPCLIRHRSGEPLRAKGTGLGFPAPSLADYPVDFKISFWETPLQITQEENSGDYRTYLDKVRRLEPVPYSPVETTGIIHRLAWAYPHRALADIPAKLSVTEIKNRYQYLAQDHSASLAFVHWRELTRRPRFLQEKKGLSANEKGSAYHLVMRHLEVTQELSRENIEGQIRSLVEREVLTPAQGEAVDAGKIEQFFHSPLGQRMRKAEKLLREVTFTLVLPVAELYPEVEDYPEEKILVQGTIDCLWEESEGFVLMDYKTDLVTEETMENLRSRYHIQMMLYSRAAEQILKKPVREKILYSFALDQPLIL